From one Pan troglodytes isolate AG18354 chromosome 13, NHGRI_mPanTro3-v2.0_pri, whole genome shotgun sequence genomic stretch:
- the GPR39 gene encoding G-protein coupled receptor 39 translates to MPNQIRRIMAAAKPKHDWTRSYFRAYMILLPFSETFFYLSSVINPLLYTVSSQQFRRVFVQVLCCRLSLQHANHEKRLRVHAHSTTDSARFVQRPLLFASRRQSSARRTEKVFLSTFQSEAKPQCKSQSLSLESLEPNSGAKPANSAAENGFQEHEV, encoded by the coding sequence ATGCCCAACCAGATTCGGAGGATCATGGCTGCGGCCAAACCCAAGCACGACTGGACGAGGTCCTACTTCCGGGCGTACATGATCCTCCTCCCCTTCTCGGAGACGTTTTTCTACCTCAGCTCGGTCATCAACCCGCTCCTGTACACGGTGTCCTCGCAGCAGTTTCGGCGGGTGTTCGTGCAGGTGCTGTGCTGCCGCCTGTCGCTGCAGCACGCCAACCACGAGAAGCGCCTGCGCGTACATGCGCACTCCACCACCGACAGCGCCCGCTTTGTGCAGCGCCCGCTGCTCTTCGCGTCCCGGCGCCAGTCCTCTGCAAGGAGAACTGAGAAGGTTTTCTTAAGCACTTTTCAGAGCGAGGCCAAGCCCCAGTGTAAGTCCCAGTCATTGAGTCTCGAGTCACTAGAGCCCAACTCAGGCGCGAAACCAGCCAATTCTGCTGCAGAGAATGGTTTTCAGGAGCATGAAGTTTGA